From the genome of Spirosomataceae bacterium TFI 002, one region includes:
- a CDS encoding Uncharacterized conserved protein, contains FIST_N domain — MKIEQSIFSENQWTPKHSTDGFQSQEANLVLAFCGKDQLTIENINVLKEQYPAAQVVSATTAGEVYNDLLYENSIVATAIQFEKTEVKTVYANIKNCDSSYNLGKKLTALFPQKGLKYILVISDGNLINGTDLVKGIKASIDDNVLVTGGLAGDGDRFESTLVGLNEYIDEGNVVLVGLYGDNIKVGHGSMGGWDEFGHERTITKSNQNVLFELDGKSALDLYKEYLGAYAEELPSSALLFPLSINSDEEGNRNVRTILSIDENEKSMTFAGNMPEGSKVRLMKANFDKLIDASNQAARLAVDSFDSKPDLALLISCVGRKLILNERVEEELERAMEYFGEHTVTTGFYSYGEISPIMTLGKCELLNQTMTITTLTETLD, encoded by the coding sequence ATGAAAATAGAACAAAGTATTTTTTCAGAAAACCAATGGACTCCAAAGCACTCGACAGATGGTTTCCAGTCTCAAGAGGCCAATCTGGTTTTAGCTTTTTGTGGTAAAGATCAATTAACCATAGAAAACATAAATGTTTTAAAAGAGCAATACCCAGCAGCACAAGTAGTTTCTGCAACTACAGCGGGTGAAGTTTACAATGACCTACTTTACGAAAATAGTATTGTTGCAACTGCAATTCAATTTGAGAAAACCGAGGTTAAAACAGTTTATGCCAATATTAAAAACTGTGACAGTAGCTATAACCTTGGTAAAAAGCTAACTGCACTATTTCCGCAAAAAGGCTTGAAGTATATTTTAGTAATATCAGACGGTAACTTGATCAATGGAACAGACCTCGTTAAAGGAATTAAGGCGTCTATTGATGATAATGTGTTGGTTACAGGAGGACTTGCTGGAGATGGAGATAGGTTTGAATCCACACTCGTAGGTCTGAATGAATACATAGACGAAGGAAATGTAGTTTTAGTAGGTCTCTATGGAGATAATATCAAAGTAGGGCATGGATCTATGGGCGGCTGGGACGAGTTTGGTCATGAGCGGACAATCACAAAATCTAATCAAAACGTACTTTTCGAGTTAGATGGCAAAAGTGCATTGGACCTTTATAAGGAATATTTAGGAGCATATGCGGAAGAATTACCGTCTTCAGCACTATTATTCCCCTTATCGATAAATTCGGATGAGGAAGGCAATAGAAATGTAAGAACGATTCTTTCGATCGATGAAAACGAGAAATCGATGACTTTCGCTGGCAACATGCCCGAAGGAAGTAAGGTTAGATTAATGAAAGCCAATTTTGACAAGTTAATTGATGCATCTAATCAAGCTGCAAGACTGGCTGTGGATAGTTTTGATAGTAAACCAGACCTGGCCTTATTGATATCATGCGTAGGCCGAAAACTCATTCTAAACGAAAGAGTAGAAGAGGAGCTAGAGCGAGCTATGGAGTACTTTGGTGAGCATACAGTTACAACTGGCTTTTATTCATATGGCGAAATCTCGCCTATAATGACGCTGGGAAAATGTGAGTTACTTAACCAAACAATGACAATTACAACACTAACTGAGACTTTAGACTAA
- a CDS encoding Signal transduction histidine kinase: MNEFHPLLKRLIKKHLQETKNTPEVDVFLEAVNRTFLSFERDKKITEHAFEVSEKEYQNVLTDLKAQYFLKEESISKIKDTLKQLDSSNEKVLDQSDDLIQIIDLLQKQVRIQKDLEQTLIDSKNYAESAARAKSDFLSVMSHEIRTPLNAIIGNIHILKQDEHLDSQVESIETLELSSHNLLSLINDILDFSKMEDGKVYFSSHSIDLHKLVKDIVSTYTVKALEFQNELTYTIASNTPIAVLGDQVRLNQILGNLISNAIKFTSKGKVELKVVLEKEDDDFYDIKFSVFDSGVGISERDQKLIFERFTQVDATDKREHGGSGLGLTITKKLLELQGSRIEVSSELNKGSEFFFTLKLAKDKSSKDKKPGDASKLDKEVSLAGMKILLVEDVTFNVIVIKKILTKWGVEVEVAENGQVAVEKVGDKTFDLILMDIQMPVMDGYAATKEIRKMGINTPVVALTASVSIESEEAAKASGMNDYLTKPINPKDLKEVLFKMTKGRNN, from the coding sequence ATGAATGAGTTTCACCCGCTTTTAAAAAGACTGATTAAAAAACACCTCCAAGAGACCAAGAACACTCCAGAGGTAGACGTTTTTTTAGAAGCAGTTAATAGAACATTTTTATCATTTGAAAGAGATAAAAAAATCACAGAGCATGCATTTGAAGTTAGTGAAAAGGAATACCAAAACGTCCTAACAGATCTTAAAGCTCAGTATTTTCTAAAAGAAGAATCCATTTCGAAAATTAAGGATACGCTCAAACAGCTAGATTCTAGCAATGAAAAAGTACTAGACCAAAGTGACGATTTAATACAAATAATTGACTTGTTGCAAAAGCAAGTTAGAATTCAGAAAGACCTAGAGCAAACCCTCATAGATTCTAAAAATTATGCTGAAAGTGCTGCAAGAGCAAAGTCTGACTTTTTATCTGTGATGAGTCATGAGATAAGAACTCCGCTGAATGCAATTATTGGGAATATTCATATTTTGAAGCAAGATGAACACCTTGATTCACAAGTAGAATCCATTGAAACGCTTGAGTTGTCATCACACAACCTTTTAAGCCTCATAAATGACATACTAGACTTCAGTAAAATGGAAGACGGTAAAGTTTACTTTAGTAGTCATTCTATAGACCTTCATAAGCTTGTTAAAGACATTGTTTCAACATACACGGTAAAAGCCCTTGAGTTTCAAAATGAACTGACTTATACCATTGCTTCTAACACGCCTATTGCAGTACTGGGGGATCAAGTGAGATTGAATCAAATCCTTGGTAACTTAATATCAAATGCGATTAAATTTACTTCCAAAGGTAAAGTAGAACTTAAGGTTGTTCTTGAAAAAGAAGACGATGATTTCTACGATATTAAGTTTTCGGTTTTTGATTCTGGAGTAGGTATTTCAGAACGTGACCAAAAGCTAATTTTTGAGAGGTTTACCCAAGTAGATGCTACTGATAAGCGAGAGCACGGCGGTTCTGGTTTAGGCCTGACTATCACCAAAAAACTTCTTGAGCTACAAGGAAGCAGAATTGAAGTATCAAGTGAGCTTAATAAAGGCTCTGAGTTCTTTTTTACGCTGAAGCTAGCTAAGGATAAATCATCAAAGGACAAAAAGCCTGGAGATGCATCAAAACTAGACAAAGAAGTTTCTCTAGCGGGCATGAAGATACTTCTTGTTGAAGATGTAACTTTTAATGTCATCGTAATTAAGAAAATACTTACCAAATGGGGCGTGGAGGTTGAAGTCGCTGAAAACGGACAAGTGGCAGTAGAGAAAGTAGGTGATAAAACCTTTGATCTTATTCTGATGGATATTCAAATGCCCGTTATGGATGGTTATGCCGCCACTAAAGAAATAAGGAAAATGGGAATAAATACTCCCGTAGTTGCGTTGACGGCATCTGTTTCAATTGAATCTGAAGAAGCAGCTAAAGCGAGCGGAATGAATGACTACCTTACTAAGCCTATAAATCCAAAAGACTTAAAAGAAGTATTATTTAAAATGACGAAGGGTCGTAATAATTAG
- a CDS encoding XTP/dITP diphosphohydrolase, translating to MSIPTPQPLFPADKMNAMVAFERLLSIMDDLREKCPWDRKQTLESLRHLTIEETYELSDAIIEGDLNEIKKELGDIMLHIVFYAKIGAEKEAFDISEVLHGICDKLVARHPHIYGDTKVANEEEVKQNWEKLKLKEKGNTSVLGGVPKSLPALVKAMRIQEKARGIGFDWEEKEQVWAKVEEEMQEFKAEFNTEKGQEIDAEKAEAEFGDVLFSLVNYARFIDINPETALERTNKKFIKRFQYLESKAKENGKQLSDMTLAEMDVYWEEAKGV from the coding sequence ATGTCCATCCCTACTCCACAACCACTATTTCCTGCAGATAAAATGAATGCGATGGTCGCATTTGAGCGATTATTAAGCATCATGGACGATTTAAGAGAAAAGTGTCCGTGGGATCGTAAACAAACGCTAGAAAGCCTTCGTCATCTAACCATAGAAGAGACTTACGAACTATCAGATGCCATCATAGAAGGAGATCTTAATGAGATCAAGAAAGAATTGGGTGACATTATGCTCCACATCGTTTTTTATGCCAAAATAGGGGCAGAAAAAGAGGCATTTGACATTTCAGAAGTCTTACATGGAATCTGCGACAAACTAGTAGCACGTCACCCTCATATTTATGGAGACACCAAGGTTGCCAATGAGGAAGAGGTCAAGCAAAACTGGGAAAAGCTAAAACTTAAAGAGAAAGGAAATACTTCCGTACTTGGGGGTGTACCTAAGTCACTGCCTGCACTTGTTAAAGCCATGCGAATTCAAGAGAAAGCACGTGGAATAGGGTTTGACTGGGAAGAAAAGGAACAAGTATGGGCCAAAGTAGAGGAAGAAATGCAAGAATTCAAAGCAGAATTCAATACCGAAAAAGGACAAGAAATAGACGCTGAGAAAGCAGAAGCAGAATTTGGCGATGTACTTTTCTCTCTTGTTAATTATGCCCGTTTCATCGATATTAATCCAGAAACTGCCTTGGAACGCACTAACAAAAAGTTCATAAAACGCTTCCAATACCTAGAATCGAAAGCCAAAGAAAACGGCAAGCAACTCAGCGATATGACTTTAGCCGAGATGGATGTATATTGGGAAGAGGCGAAGGGAGTTTAG
- a CDS encoding Peroxiredoxin has translation MKNIITLSLSVTIVALGTYWFKANDDVAGKLSQPIETNEYQLGDKVADFNLRNVDGKLVSLSDYSSAKGFIVVFTCNHCPFSKAYEDRVIALNNTFASKGYPVIAINPNDPAAYEEDSYENMQTRANEKGYKFPYLEDTQGVGQRFGAKRTPHVFILQKTGGANILRYIGTIDDSAQDAAGVTKKYVEDAVNNLLNDKPVVTQTTRAIGCAIKWRS, from the coding sequence ATGAAAAACATCATAACACTCTCTTTATCAGTGACTATTGTTGCTTTAGGAACTTATTGGTTCAAAGCGAATGACGATGTAGCGGGCAAGTTGTCGCAACCTATAGAAACCAACGAATACCAACTAGGCGATAAGGTCGCGGATTTCAACCTCCGCAACGTAGATGGCAAACTCGTTTCTCTATCCGATTATAGCTCAGCGAAAGGATTCATTGTTGTTTTTACTTGCAATCATTGCCCATTTTCCAAAGCATACGAAGACAGGGTAATAGCTCTCAATAATACATTTGCGAGTAAAGGATACCCTGTTATTGCAATCAACCCCAATGATCCTGCGGCTTACGAAGAGGATTCGTACGAAAACATGCAAACTAGAGCAAACGAAAAAGGCTACAAATTCCCATATTTAGAAGATACTCAAGGAGTAGGACAGCGTTTTGGTGCTAAAAGAACCCCACATGTATTTATTCTTCAGAAAACAGGTGGAGCCAATATTTTACGTTACATAGGCACCATAGACGACAGTGCTCAAGATGCCGCTGGAGTAACAAAAAAATACGTGGAAGATGCTGTTAACAACCTTCTTAACGACAAGCCAGTTGTAACTCAAACAACTAGAGCTATTGGTTGTGCTATCAAGTGGAGAAGTTAA
- a CDS encoding Thioredoxin, with protein sequence MLKYPQYKLFYLLLSLICTHCTSAQEVKTIKFDELTFEIENSEQEIKLINFWATWCKPCIVEIPVLEQKNKEADVLLVSMDFASQKELVNQFVKRKEIESRVVLLDESDYDSWISKIDSSWSGAIPATLIINTKTKKRIFVEGSLTSEILNEKIAETRQ encoded by the coding sequence GTGCTTAAATATCCCCAATATAAACTATTCTATCTTCTTTTGAGTCTAATTTGTACTCACTGCACCAGTGCACAAGAAGTAAAAACTATAAAATTTGACGAACTTACCTTCGAAATTGAAAATAGTGAACAAGAAATCAAACTAATCAACTTTTGGGCAACGTGGTGTAAACCATGTATTGTAGAGATTCCAGTATTGGAACAAAAAAATAAAGAAGCTGATGTGCTGCTAGTTAGCATGGACTTTGCTTCACAAAAAGAATTAGTAAATCAATTTGTAAAAAGAAAAGAAATTGAATCTCGTGTCGTTCTACTTGACGAGAGCGACTACGATTCATGGATTAGTAAAATAGACAGTTCGTGGTCAGGAGCAATACCAGCAACCCTAATTATAAATACTAAAACTAAAAAGCGAATATTTGTTGAAGGCTCACTTACAAGTGAAATACTAAACGAAAAAATCGCAGAAACAAGACAATAA
- a CDS encoding NADPH:quinone reductase → MKAILCEKFGGPSQLQLREMPVPQAKEGEVVITVKACSVNFPDGLIIQNLYQFKPELPFSPGGEVSGLVKEVGEGVKHLKVGDRVLALCGWGGMAEELVVEANKVFPMLPEMDFITAASVMYNYGTSYHALKDRAKLQKGETLLVLGAAGGVGIAAVELGKKMGATVIAAASTEEKLVLCREKGATHVINYTEDNLKDRVKELTNGKGVDVVYDPVGDKYAEPAIRSLAWKGRYLVVGFAGGEIPKIPLNLALLKGSSLVGVFWGRFAQTEPMKSMQNLKDLGEMFISDEIAPHIHKLYPLENGAQAIQDLMDRKVIGKAVVLCTTEEEASKRPNVKTKEIVKSTKLVFGSPQEFKDYQGKSLGTTDWLMVSQEMVNKFADATLDHQWIHIDVERAKDSDFGGTIAHGFLSLSLTSHLLSSLYDLKFSSVGINYGTDKVRFLAPILVGSEIQLSAKLKLVSEVKNGGLKMISEVEIYQKNQERTAMYAELIGIVY, encoded by the coding sequence ATGAAGGCGATACTTTGTGAGAAATTTGGAGGACCAAGCCAATTACAGTTACGAGAAATGCCTGTGCCTCAGGCAAAAGAGGGCGAAGTAGTAATTACTGTGAAGGCATGCAGTGTAAACTTTCCTGACGGATTGATCATTCAAAACCTGTACCAGTTTAAACCTGAATTGCCATTTTCTCCTGGAGGGGAAGTGTCTGGTTTAGTAAAAGAAGTTGGTGAAGGTGTGAAGCACCTGAAAGTTGGTGACCGGGTGCTAGCCTTGTGTGGTTGGGGAGGAATGGCTGAGGAATTGGTTGTAGAGGCCAACAAGGTATTTCCAATGTTGCCGGAGATGGATTTCATCACGGCTGCATCTGTAATGTATAATTATGGTACTTCGTATCATGCTCTTAAAGACCGTGCGAAGCTTCAAAAAGGAGAGACGCTCTTGGTTTTAGGTGCTGCGGGTGGTGTGGGAATTGCTGCGGTAGAATTAGGTAAAAAAATGGGAGCAACTGTAATAGCTGCAGCTTCTACTGAAGAAAAGCTTGTTTTGTGCCGAGAAAAAGGTGCTACCCATGTAATAAACTATACAGAAGACAACCTGAAAGATCGGGTAAAAGAACTTACAAATGGCAAAGGAGTAGATGTGGTGTATGATCCTGTGGGAGACAAATATGCTGAACCGGCAATACGCTCATTAGCATGGAAAGGACGCTATTTGGTAGTTGGCTTTGCTGGTGGAGAAATACCAAAAATTCCGCTAAATCTCGCTCTATTAAAAGGAAGTTCGTTGGTTGGTGTGTTTTGGGGTAGGTTTGCCCAAACGGAACCAATGAAGTCTATGCAAAATTTGAAAGATTTGGGAGAGATGTTTATCAGTGATGAAATCGCTCCTCACATTCATAAGTTGTATCCATTGGAAAATGGTGCACAAGCGATTCAAGACTTAATGGATCGGAAAGTCATAGGAAAGGCAGTGGTTTTATGCACTACAGAGGAGGAGGCAAGCAAAAGGCCAAATGTGAAAACCAAAGAGATAGTTAAAAGCACCAAACTAGTTTTCGGCTCACCACAGGAATTTAAAGATTACCAAGGGAAATCGCTTGGAACGACCGATTGGTTAATGGTGAGTCAAGAAATGGTGAACAAATTTGCGGATGCTACATTAGATCATCAATGGATTCATATTGATGTAGAACGGGCGAAGGATTCTGATTTTGGTGGAACTATCGCCCATGGATTTTTAAGCTTATCACTTACGAGTCATTTGCTCAGTTCACTTTATGATCTTAAATTTTCGAGTGTGGGAATCAACTATGGAACAGATAAAGTTCGTTTCCTTGCACCCATATTGGTTGGGTCGGAGATACAGTTGAGTGCAAAACTAAAACTGGTATCAGAAGTAAAAAATGGAGGACTAAAAATGATCTCTGAAGTCGAGATTTATCAAAAAAATCAAGAACGGACAGCTATGTATGCAGAGCTCATAGGTATAGTTTATTGA
- a CDS encoding Fic family protein, with the protein MRPTYDITHNILKLSTTISRQLGEASVSTLSKPSPVLRDENELKSVYASLKLDLCNIEIDDLRKLLRYQRASGNTDFMLHGYNALKTYRNIRSFEPSSKNSFLGAHKMFMGGIMDNPGRLRIKNVIHERGSVATHLSPPPHLVGFLMDELFGFLKKSNEIPIIKSCLFFYEMLTIEPFSEGNGRVSRFWFKVLLRCDFPVFEYIPLEHLIYNNHDLLIDALTKSGRIGKPTDFLEFMLTIIDTAIQDFFKQNEEIKTAEQRLAFFVSETAKEFSRKDYMVTFNQISTATASRDLKLGVEKGLLKKEGDKRKTIYKPEKQRVFVTQ; encoded by the coding sequence ATGCGTCCCACTTACGATATAACACACAACATTCTGAAACTTTCAACTACCATCTCGAGGCAGTTGGGGGAAGCGAGTGTAAGTACTTTGAGTAAACCTTCACCAGTTCTCAGAGATGAAAATGAGTTGAAATCGGTTTATGCATCTCTAAAACTTGACTTATGTAACATAGAAATAGACGATTTGCGAAAACTTTTGAGGTATCAAAGAGCAAGTGGAAATACCGATTTCATGTTGCATGGTTACAATGCATTGAAGACGTATAGGAACATTAGGAGCTTCGAGCCATCTTCGAAAAATTCATTTTTAGGAGCACATAAAATGTTCATGGGAGGCATCATGGATAACCCAGGACGGTTAAGAATTAAGAACGTGATTCACGAAAGAGGATCTGTAGCGACTCATCTTTCTCCACCTCCACATTTAGTTGGATTCTTAATGGATGAATTATTCGGCTTTCTAAAAAAATCAAATGAAATTCCAATAATAAAATCGTGCCTCTTCTTTTATGAAATGCTAACCATAGAGCCTTTTAGTGAAGGTAATGGCAGAGTCAGTAGGTTTTGGTTTAAAGTCCTATTAAGGTGCGACTTTCCAGTTTTTGAATATATTCCACTAGAACACCTCATCTATAATAATCACGACCTGCTAATTGATGCACTTACAAAGTCGGGAAGGATAGGTAAGCCAACCGATTTCTTGGAGTTTATGCTTACTATTATTGATACTGCGATACAAGATTTCTTTAAGCAGAACGAAGAGATCAAAACCGCCGAACAAAGACTAGCGTTTTTCGTATCAGAAACAGCAAAAGAATTCTCCCGCAAAGATTACATGGTCACTTTTAACCAAATCTCAACCGCTACTGCCAGCCGAGACTTAAAACTGGGTGTTGAGAAAGGTCTTCTTAAAAAAGAGGGTGACAAAAGAAAAACAATTTACAAGCCCGAAAAGCAAAGGGTATTTGTAACTCAATAA
- a CDS encoding peptide deformylase codes for MIYPIVAYGDPVLRKKCSPIKKGEVDVKKLAEDMYETMYGASGVGLAGPQIGIDKRIFVVDGHQINENLDEGEERNPHLENFKKVFINAEILIEEGTPWAYEEGCLSIPDIRADVSRKEAIKIKYFDENWKEHTEVYEDMAARIIQHEYDHIEGILFTDHVSPLKKQMLKKKLTNISKGNIRVDYRMKFPKA; via the coding sequence ATGATCTATCCTATCGTTGCTTACGGCGATCCAGTATTAAGAAAGAAATGTAGTCCAATTAAAAAAGGGGAAGTTGATGTGAAAAAACTTGCCGAAGATATGTATGAAACCATGTACGGTGCATCTGGTGTAGGATTAGCCGGACCTCAAATTGGAATTGACAAAAGGATATTTGTAGTGGACGGTCACCAAATCAACGAAAATTTAGATGAAGGAGAGGAGCGAAACCCTCATTTAGAAAACTTTAAAAAAGTATTTATCAATGCCGAAATTCTCATAGAAGAAGGAACACCTTGGGCCTATGAAGAAGGCTGTTTAAGTATTCCAGACATTAGAGCTGATGTTTCTCGTAAGGAAGCTATTAAGATCAAATATTTTGATGAAAACTGGAAAGAGCATACAGAGGTGTACGAAGACATGGCTGCAAGAATAATTCAGCATGAATATGACCATATAGAGGGTATTCTTTTTACCGATCATGTAAGCCCATTAAAGAAACAAATGCTAAAGAAGAAGCTCACAAATATTTCAAAAGGAAATATCAGAGTAGATTATCGCATGAAATTTCCAAAAGCCTAA
- a CDS encoding Carbon-nitrogen hydrolase: MSTLKLTIIQPDTIWENPGANRALLEEMIHDLEDYGELILLPEMFTTGFTTKVKSLAEPMNFTTHKWLRQIAAHTKAHIGGSFIVKDGDSFFNRFLLVAPDGSSQQYDKKHLFRMSEEKDVFTSGNDRVVMDVNGWKVCPLICYDLRFPIWARNTELAYDLLIYSACWPAPRDFVWNTLLAARALENQSYVAGINRVGEDGKGISYLGNSQVVSPKGEQLIEKNTIQGISQVTIHKKDLQDFRAKFPVHLDADSFKLNH; the protein is encoded by the coding sequence ATGAGCACTCTTAAGCTCACTATTATACAACCCGACACCATTTGGGAAAACCCAGGAGCTAATCGTGCCCTTCTAGAGGAGATGATTCATGACTTGGAGGATTATGGAGAGCTTATATTGTTGCCAGAAATGTTTACAACAGGTTTTACTACCAAAGTAAAATCACTTGCTGAGCCAATGAATTTCACAACCCACAAATGGTTGAGACAAATTGCTGCTCATACAAAAGCTCATATTGGGGGTAGTTTTATAGTAAAAGATGGTGACTCGTTCTTTAACCGTTTTTTATTGGTGGCTCCTGATGGCTCTAGCCAGCAATATGATAAGAAGCACCTTTTCAGAATGAGCGAAGAAAAGGATGTATTTACTTCAGGAAATGATAGAGTGGTCATGGACGTGAATGGCTGGAAAGTTTGTCCATTGATATGCTACGACCTAAGATTTCCGATATGGGCAAGAAATACCGAATTGGCTTATGATTTGCTGATTTATAGTGCTTGCTGGCCAGCACCGAGAGATTTCGTTTGGAATACTTTGTTGGCAGCAAGAGCTTTGGAGAATCAAAGTTATGTTGCAGGAATAAACAGGGTTGGTGAGGATGGTAAGGGTATTTCTTACTTAGGGAATTCACAAGTCGTAAGTCCTAAGGGAGAGCAGTTAATTGAAAAAAATACTATTCAAGGAATTTCTCAAGTAACAATCCACAAAAAGGACCTTCAAGACTTTAGAGCAAAGTTTCCTGTCCATTTAGATGCAGATAGCTTCAAGTTAAACCACTAA
- a CDS encoding GH3 auxin-responsive promoter — protein sequence MGIKSFLSKPLASYVASQQQKWAAKPGKTQEKWLHKIVEGAKNTAFGKDHNFDKIKTYDDFKKYVPIRDYEDLKPYVERILEGESDVLWKGKPLYFAKTSGTTSGTKYIPISKDSIKNHINSAKNALLTYIHETGKSEFLDHKLIFLSGSPEMDKKAGIFTGRLSGISNHHVPGYLRTNQLPSYETNCIEDWEEKLDKIIDETIDQPMSLISGIPPWVQMYFDRIKERTGKQIKDVFPNFNLFVYGGVNFEPYKAKLFESIGKKVDSIELYPASEGFIAYQDKQGDSGLLMMLNSGIFFEFVPAEEFFDENPARLSIEQVELDKNYALIINSNAGLWGYSIGDTVKFVSLFPHKVVVSGRIKHFISAFGEHVIGEEVEKAMKHACQLHPEVEIVEFTVAPMVSPNEGLPYHEWLVEFAHQPNDLAAFALDLDKKMIELNTYYEDLIIGSILRPLEINVLSQNSFINYMKSIGKLGGQNKVPRLANDRKIADQLS from the coding sequence ATGGGAATTAAATCTTTTCTAAGCAAACCTTTGGCTAGCTACGTTGCCAGCCAACAACAAAAATGGGCTGCAAAGCCCGGTAAAACCCAAGAAAAATGGCTTCATAAAATTGTTGAGGGGGCAAAAAACACGGCCTTTGGTAAAGATCATAATTTTGATAAAATCAAGACGTATGATGACTTTAAGAAATACGTGCCCATTCGCGATTATGAAGATTTAAAACCCTACGTTGAAAGAATTCTTGAAGGTGAAAGCGATGTGCTTTGGAAGGGAAAACCACTCTATTTTGCCAAAACTTCAGGTACTACATCAGGTACAAAGTACATTCCAATCTCAAAGGATAGTATTAAAAACCACATTAACTCGGCAAAAAATGCCTTATTAACCTATATACACGAAACAGGAAAATCTGAATTTCTAGATCATAAATTGATCTTTCTATCGGGTAGTCCTGAGATGGACAAAAAAGCAGGCATTTTTACAGGCCGACTTTCTGGTATATCCAACCATCATGTCCCTGGTTATCTACGCACCAATCAACTCCCAAGTTATGAAACCAATTGCATAGAGGATTGGGAAGAGAAACTTGACAAAATCATAGATGAAACCATAGATCAACCAATGAGCTTGATTTCTGGAATTCCGCCGTGGGTACAAATGTATTTTGACCGTATTAAAGAACGTACTGGCAAGCAGATTAAAGACGTTTTTCCTAATTTCAATTTGTTCGTTTATGGTGGAGTGAATTTTGAGCCATACAAAGCTAAACTTTTTGAATCTATTGGAAAAAAGGTCGACAGTATTGAGCTCTATCCGGCTTCAGAAGGATTCATTGCTTATCAAGACAAACAAGGCGACAGCGGGCTGCTTATGATGCTCAACTCAGGTATATTCTTTGAGTTTGTACCAGCAGAAGAGTTTTTTGACGAAAATCCAGCCCGATTAAGTATTGAACAAGTAGAATTGGATAAAAACTATGCTCTCATTATCAATAGTAATGCTGGGCTTTGGGGTTATTCCATTGGCGATACCGTAAAATTTGTTAGTCTATTTCCACACAAAGTGGTTGTATCAGGAAGAATAAAGCATTTTATTTCAGCTTTTGGAGAGCACGTGATTGGCGAAGAAGTAGAGAAAGCCATGAAACACGCCTGTCAACTACATCCCGAAGTGGAAATCGTAGAATTCACGGTCGCTCCTATGGTAAGCCCCAACGAGGGGTTACCTTATCACGAATGGTTAGTAGAATTTGCACACCAACCCAATGATTTGGCAGCTTTTGCACTAGATCTTGACAAAAAAATGATTGAGCTCAATACTTATTATGAAGACCTAATTATTGGTTCAATTTTAAGACCATTGGAAATTAATGTTTTGAGCCAAAACTCATTCATCAACTACATGAAATCAATAGGTAAATTAGGCGGACAAAATAAGGTACCTCGACTTGCAAACGATAGAAAAATTGCGGATCAATTAAGCTGA